A single Cannabis sativa cultivar Pink pepper isolate KNU-18-1 chromosome 7, ASM2916894v1, whole genome shotgun sequence DNA region contains:
- the LOC115697383 gene encoding protein TIC 56, chloroplastic: MASINFNPFESWFGKPPKPLPPLNLLRLTDSFFLKTQTPTKFASLSSSNLFNQANEPLNKNSEEPKSENAEPEEEKGHFGKMLDQYFWECENLPDYRYTPEVEKILKEDPFWEKKENPTEEEIRENEKLLEAIRANPVMKFLAQAEEIADKYNEMELKENENPYRREDRKLWKSVPHVLGLDGRPMPRKAIKTREESDDKFWDFARQFFFGLWGFRQRPYPPGRPIDVAQAIGYKRLEKRYYDFIMRSGGFYYKDRLGRTRGPCELITLKTAWGGGIIDKDTFIWAEDMDEWAPIHMVYGMERAIATWEVRFGAAATAFLHKLQKGIPPWVPLKGREPKTYKQAQEEAYESKRRDLAVLKANDGIWPGVRIPSHVLFLWAGGSELTTILEADHMPNKYIPKDVRRQLAGIIPGLRPWEVLSVEQAMDQITYGGEWYREPLGSYTTGPPYIQEWNKEVMRLIDVYTLLSTHVYEKLKQTIPGFDTVLESVLADASVREKKRKEKRMREKKEQEEKELIRRLARGR, from the exons ATGGCGTCCATCAACTTCAACCCTTTCGAAAGCTGGTTCGGAAAACCCCCTAAGCCACTTCCTCCCCTGAACCTCCTCAGACTAACCGATTCATTCTTCCTCAAGACCCAAACCCCTACAAAATTCGCTTCACTCAGCTCCTCAAACCTCTTCAATCAAGCCAACGAGCCTCTAAACAAGAATTCAGAAGAACCCAAGTCAGAAAATGCAGAGCCCGAAGAGGAAAAAGGTCATTTCGGGAAAATGCTGGACCAGTACTTCTGGGAATGTGAGAACTTGCCTGATTACAGGTACACACCAGAAGTAGAGAAGATTCTAAAGGAAGACCCTTTTTGGGAAAAGAAGGAAAATCCAACCGAGGAAGAGATTAGAGAGAACGAGAAGTTGTTGGAAGCAATCAGGGCTAATCCAGTTATGAAGTTTTTAGCCCAAGCTGAGGAGATTGCGGATAAGTACAATGAAATGGAGCTGAAAGAGAATGAGAATCCTTACAGAAGGGAAGATAGGAAGCTATGGAAATCGGTTCCTCATGTTCTTGGGCTTGATGGCCGGCCTATGCCTAGGAAAGCCATAAAGACCAGAGAGGAATCTGATGATAAGTTCTGGGATTTTGCCAGGCAGTTCTTCTTTGGGCTTTGGGGCTTCAGACAGAGGCCTTACCCGCCTGGGCGCCCCATTGATGTTGCTCAAGCTATTGGGTACAAGAGACTCGAGAAGCGGTACTAtgatt TTATCATGAGGAGTGGTGGATTTTACTATAAGGATCGGTTGGGCCGTACTAGGGGGCCTTGTGAATTGATAACCCTCAAGACTGCGTGGGGTGGTGGCATTATTGATAAGGATACTTTCATTTGGGCTGAAGACATGGATGAATGGGCGCCAATTCACATGGTTTACGGCATGGAGCGTGCGATTGCCACTTGGGAAG TTAGATTTGGAGCTGCTGCCACTGCTTTCCTTCACAAATTACAAAAAGGTATCCCTCCTTGGGTTCCTCTAAAGGGTCGTGAGCCTAAGACTTATAAGCAGGCTCAAGAAGAAGCTTATGAAAGCAAAAGACGTGATTTAGCAGTACTGAAAGCTAATGATGGGATTTGGCCTGGTGTTAGAATTCCAAGTCATGTTCTATTTCTCTGGGCTGGCGGTTCTGAACTCACGACAATTCTTGAAGCCGATCACATGCCAAACAAATACATTCCAAAAGATGTTAG GCGTCAATTGGCTGGAATTATCCCTGGTCTAAGGCCATGGGAGGTTCTAAGTGTAGAACAAGCAATGGATCAAATAACATATGGCGGGGAATGGTACCGTGAACCTCTTGGTTCATACACCACAGGCCCTCCATACATTCAGGAGTGGAACAAGGAAGTCATG AGATTGATAGATGTTTATACATTGCTTAGCACCCATGTTTACGAAAAACTGAAACAGACAATTCCTGGTTTCGACACTGTACTCGAAAGTGTCCTTGCTGATGCTTCAGTGAGGGAAAAGAAAAGGAAGGAGAAGAGGatgagagagaagaaagaacaGGAAGAGAAAGAATTGATTCGCCGACTTGCTCGTGGTCGGTAG
- the LOC115697815 gene encoding uncharacterized protein At5g01610 gives MDQILNKVGSYWFSQKANKEINSVGDDINSLSTSIEGGTKWLVNKIKGKMQKALPELLKEYDIPVGIFPRDATNYEFNEETGKLIVYIPAVCEVGYKDSSVLRFSTTVTGFLEKGKLADVEGMKTKVMIWVKVTSISSDRSKVHFTAGMKKSRSREAYEVLRDGVCVDKF, from the exons ATGGATCAGATACTGAACAAGGTGGGTTCATATTGGTTCAGCCAGAAGGCTAACAAGGAGATCAATTCAGTCGGTGATGATATCAAC TCCTTGTCAACCAGCATCGAAGGAGGAACCAAATGGTTGgttaataaaattaaag GAAAAATGCAGAAGGCCTTGCCCGAGCTGCTGAAGGAGTATGATATTCCCGTGGGAATCTTTCCTCGTGATGCTACCAACTACGAGTTCAACGAGGAGACTGGAAAGCTTATTGTCTACATACCCGCAGTATGTGAAGTTGGCTATAAGGATTCATCTGTCTTGCGGTTTTCAACAACAGTAACCGGTTTTCTAGAGAAAGGAAAGTTAGCCGATGTAGAAGGAATGAAGACTAAGGTGATGATATGGGTAAAAGTTACCTCGATCTCATCTGATCGATCAAAGGTCCATTTTACAGCTGGGATGAAGAAAAGCAGGAGCAGAGAGGCTTATGAGGTTCTTCGAGACGGCGTTTGTGTGGATAAGTTCTAA
- the LOC115696991 gene encoding protein NODULATION SIGNALING PATHWAY 2, producing MMQQELFESSWPLVYHDMNNNSCWNNNNQVEEYCMEFDDHQSLQVLPMMEDFPMELLEQVFEPQLSGEFEAIYGSLMEDESVGSLQYSSPSSSTSSSSSSPSIVDVTSVQPVLFLPEQDMKIENELGLFHLLKACGEAIEKEQSELKDVILRRIGDRVSPVGKALERVGFILSQQIDTKFIDYLIQESLKNSNPAFKAFCQIFPYVKFAQFTANSAILEATPDDVDTLHIVDFDMREGLQWSQAIEAASSRWKSLKLTSIRLAKEEEEVDFEQTKRQLLDHASSYGLELKIQQIGIEDLVSEVKKGKKRGCGKEFLAFNIAVGMSHMRITRSRKLVMEFLNLAKDLLSSNKALLDSIESTFPAHLSEARMTMETLFVAPFVSSSVWSQKWEEIREGFHLKAEFGLKEWRLSNESLMEAKEMVSDNNCYEIRSEGVNGNEASLNWKGVPLVRISAWTN from the exons ATGATGCAACAAGAGCTATTTGAGTCCTCTTGGCCACTAGTCTATCATGACATGAATAACAATTCATGTTGGAACAATAATAATCAAGTTGAAGAATATTGTATGGAATTTGATGATCATCAGTCCTTGCAAGTGTTGCCAATGATGGAAGATTTTCCAATGGAGTTATTGGAGCAAGTGTTTGAGCCTCAATTGAGTGGCGAATTCGAGGCTATTTATGGTTCTTTAATGGAGGATGAGAGTGTTGGGAGTCTTCAATATTCAAGTCCTAGctcatcaacatcatcatcatcatcatcaccatccaTAGTGGATGTAACTTCAGTCCAACCAGTACTATTTTTGCCTGAACAAGACATGAAGATCGAAAACGAGCTAGGCTTGTTTCATCTCCTCAAAGCATGTGGTGAGGCCATAGAGAAAGAGCAGAGTGAGCTAAAGGATGTGATTTTGAGGCGAATCGGTGACAGAGTCAGCCCTGTTGGAAAAGCTTTGGAGAGAGTTGGTTTCATCTTATCCCAACAAATTGACACTAAattcattgattatttaatccAAGAGTCACTCAAAAACTCCAACCCTGCATTCAAGGCCTTTTGCCAAATCTTCCCTTATGTCAAATTTGCTCAATTCACAGCAAATTCAGCCATCCTTGAAGCTACACCAGATGATGTTGACACACTTCACATAGTAGATTTTGACATGAGAGAAGGGCTGCAATGGTCTCAAGCTATTGAGGCAGCTTCATCGCGATGGAAATCGTTGAAACTCACTTCAATAAGGTTggcaaaagaagaagaagaagttgatTTTGAGCAAACTAAGAGGCAACTTCTTGATCATGCTAGCTCCTATGGTCTAGAGCTAAAGATTCAACAAATTGGGATTGAAGATTTAGTTAGTGAAGTAAAAAAGGGAAAGAAAAGGGGTTGTGGGAAAGAGTTTTTGGCCTTTAATATTGCAGTTGGAATGTCACACATGAGAATCACAAGAAGTAGAAAGCTTGTTATGGAGTTTCTAAACTTAGCCAAGGATTTGTTATCATCAAACAAAG CCTTGTTAGACTCTATAGAGTCAACTTTCCCAGCTCATCTCTCAGAAGCAAGAATGACAATGGAGACTCTTTTCGTGGCGCCTTTCGTCTCTTCTTCGGTTTGGTCACAAAAGTGGGAGGAGATAAGAGAAGGGTTTCATCTCAAGGCTGAGTTTGGCTTGAAGGAGTGGAGGTTGAGCAATGAGAGTTTAATGGAAGCTAAAGAAATGGTAAGTGATAATAATTGTTATGAAATTAGGAGTGAAGGGGTCAATGGAAATGAAGCTAGCTTAAATTGGAAAGGAGTTCCTTTGGTTAGAATATCTGCATGGACAAACTAA
- the LOC115697382 gene encoding uncharacterized protein LOC115697382 isoform X2 yields MDDLMPEREEETKLHFTSLNEENGDEKKSGLITNFISNLVSPSSSPKSQKGENEAETTPNGDYSKSEEEEENDVDDEKKGGLITNFLSNLVSPSSPKTEEVSAQNGDIPNGVSKIEVENEKEVKKPDCEKENDGIGGGIIDTIVSHFPTSIPADEACILIHSLVKD; encoded by the exons ATGGATGATCTCATGccagaaagagaagaagaaactAAGCTTCATTTCACTTCTTTGAATGAAGAAAATGGTGATGAGAAAAAAAGTGGGCTTATAACCAATTTCATTTCCAACTTAGTCTCTCCTTCTTCTAGTCCCAAATCTCAAAAGGGTGAAAATGAAGCTGAAACAACACCAAATGGGGATTATTCCAagtctgaggaagaagaagaaaatgatgTAGATGATGAGAAAAAAGGTGGGCTTATAACCAATTTCTTATCCAACTTAGTCTCTCCTTCAAGTCCCAAAACAGAGGAGGTTTCAGCTCAAAATGGTGACATTCCAAATGGGGTTTCTAAGATTGAAGTTGAGAATGAAAAAGAAGTGAAAAAACCAGATTGTGAAAAGGAGAATGATGGTATTGGTGGTGGTATTATTGACACCATTGTTTCCCATTTCCCAACTTCAATTCCAG CTGATGAGGCCTGTATTCTAATTCACTCCCTTGTTAAAGATTAG
- the LOC115696981 gene encoding gamma-interferon-responsive lysosomal thiol protein, whose protein sequence is MAGVVSCWSFLGFGYLILFLCINPYGCVGSNNKVQVSLYYESLCPYCANFIVNHLVKLFQNGLISTVDLRLVPWGNASPNPDGSISCQHGVDECLLNTIEACTITVYPDVNRHFRFIHCVERLSLQNRHNEWQNCFQISGLGTVPIDCYNIGYGNVIEHRYGNETAMLKPAHRFVPWVIVNNKPIQEDYINFMAYICKAYKETSKPEACNSVSYESNINELNDQKVDSIPQVCYEGESRSFTSLGLAHKIPK, encoded by the exons ATGGCGGGTGTTGTATCTTGTTGGAGCTTTTTGGGTTTTGGTTACTTGATACTATTTCTGTGTATAAACCCATATGGGTGTGTGGGTTCTAATAACAAGGTCCAAGTTTCATTGTACTACGAGTCATTGTGTCCGTACTGTGCTAATTTCATCGTCAACCATTTGGTCAAGCTCTTCCAGAACGGTTTAATCTCCACCGTTGATCTCAGGCTTGTTCCTTGGGGTAATGCTTCTCCCAATCCTGATGGCTCTATCTCTTGCCAg CATGGAGTAGATGAATGCTTGTTGAACACAATAGAGGCTTGTACTATTACTGTTTATCCTGATGTG AATCGACACTTTAGATTTATCCACTGTGTGGAGAGACTGAGTTTGCAGAACAGACACAATGAGTGGCAAAATTGTTTTCAAATTTCAGGGTTGGGCACTGTCCCCATTGATTGTTACAACATTGGCTACGGCAATGTg ATTGAACATAGATATGGAAATGAAACAGCTATGCTTAAGCCTGCACATAGATTCGTTCCATGGGTCATAGTCAATAATAAACCAATTCAAGAG GATTATATAAACTTTATGGCTTACATTTGCAAGGCTTATAAAGAGACTTCTAAACCAGAGGCTTGCAATTCAGTTTCATATGAGAGTAATATTAATGAACTAAATGATCAGAAAGTAGACTCAATTCCTCAAGTTTGCTATGAAGGTGAATCAAGAAGTTTTACATCATTAGGGCTAGCTCACAAAATccctaaataa
- the LOC115698281 gene encoding kinetochore protein SPC24 homolog: MGDLSKNLDSQKSISYCDDMIRVLKDKREIDVLVQSFDNVKTLRSSSLADFNEVQNMLQDYESKIAACKKKTEAAKSEVVSDAELDLLNKELEEECNEECLLLEELRVITEEINELECKRISIQEKTEKLRESKQDERRAERTLSMFASVTNIIPDLYDPSKVSGHIVDRDKKLVKQFEFDQEQMTSFDTCDSIWKMIGS; the protein is encoded by the exons ATGGGAGATCTTTCGAAAAATCTCGACAGCCAAAAGTCGATTTCTTACTGCGATGATATGATTAGGGTTTTGAAGGATAAGAGGGAAATTGACGTCTTGGTGCAGTCCTTTGATAATGTGAAGACCTTGCGATCTTCCAGCCTCGCTGATTTCAATGAGGTTCAAAACATGCTTCAAG ATTATGAGAGCAAAATTGCTGCGTGCAAGAAGAAAACAGAGGCTGCAAAATCTGAGGTTGTTTCTGATGCGGAATTAGACCTTCTTAACAAAGAATTAGAAGAAGAATGCAACGAAGAATGTTTGCTTTTGGAGGAGCTTAGA GTTATCACTGAAGAAATTAATGAATTAGAATGCAAAAGGATATCTATTCAGGAAAAGACAGAGAAATTGAGGGAATCCAAGCAAGATGAGCGTAGGGCAGA GAGAACACTTTCTATGTTTGCATCTGTCACAAATATTATTCCTGACCTGTATGACCCGTCGAAAGTTTCAGGCC ATATTGTCGACAGGGATAAAAAGCTAGTCAAGCAATTTGAATTTGACCAAGAACAGATGACTTCCTTTGATACGTGTGATAGCATTTGGAAGATGATAGGTTCATGA
- the LOC115697382 gene encoding uncharacterized protein LOC115697382 isoform X1, which produces MDDLMPEREEETKLHFTSLNEENGDEKKSGLITNFISNLVSPSSSPKSQKGENEAETTPNGDYSKSEEEEENDVDDEKKGGLITNFLSNLVSPSSPKTEEVSAQNGDIPNGVSKIEVENEKEVKKPDCEKENDGIGGGIIDTIVSHFPTSIPDDVVPTADEACILIHSLVKD; this is translated from the exons ATGGATGATCTCATGccagaaagagaagaagaaactAAGCTTCATTTCACTTCTTTGAATGAAGAAAATGGTGATGAGAAAAAAAGTGGGCTTATAACCAATTTCATTTCCAACTTAGTCTCTCCTTCTTCTAGTCCCAAATCTCAAAAGGGTGAAAATGAAGCTGAAACAACACCAAATGGGGATTATTCCAagtctgaggaagaagaagaaaatgatgTAGATGATGAGAAAAAAGGTGGGCTTATAACCAATTTCTTATCCAACTTAGTCTCTCCTTCAAGTCCCAAAACAGAGGAGGTTTCAGCTCAAAATGGTGACATTCCAAATGGGGTTTCTAAGATTGAAGTTGAGAATGAAAAAGAAGTGAAAAAACCAGATTGTGAAAAGGAGAATGATGGTATTGGTGGTGGTATTATTGACACCATTGTTTCCCATTTCCCAACTTCAATTCCAG ATGATGTTGTTCCTACAGCTGATGAGGCCTGTATTCTAATTCACTCCCTTGTTAAAGATTAG
- the LOC115698280 gene encoding gamma-interferon-responsive lysosomal thiol protein, protein MHKQSRIHIRKMGSQSDYNRNLVFTYAIGFSLLLFTFHYDNNINSVEAYDEKQKDSKMVSQKVNVGVYYEALNPSCSSFIVKNLAQIFDNGLHTIINLRLVPWGNAYFLNNSTNTTVCQNGSDECKLNTLQACTINVLHDVNKHFALIYCFEFLAIEGRHKEWGSCFTSLGLPPKLVLDCFNSLNGTLLEQKHAIETAQLNPPHTILPWVVVDNQSIGNDYRNYSSYICKAYKGNKVPRACQ, encoded by the exons atgcaCAAACAAAGTAGAATCCATATCAGAAAAATGGGTTCTCAATCTGATTATAATAGAAATTTGGTTTTCACATATGCCATTGGATTTTCATTACTATTGTTTACATTTCActatgataataatattaatagtgTTGAGGCTTATGATGAGAAACAGAAGGATTCAAAGATGGTTTCTCAGAAAGTAAATGTGGGAGTTTACTATGAAGCTTTGAACCCATCTTGTTCTTCTTTCATAGTTAAAAATCTTGCTCAAATTTTTGACAATGGTCTTCACACCATTATAAATCTCAGGCTGGTCCCTTGGGGCAATGCTTATTTTCTCAACAATTCTACCAACACCACAGTTTGCCAG aATGGGTCAGATGAATGCAAATTGAATACACTACAAGCCTGCACTATTAATGTGTTGCATGATGTG AACAAGCATTTTGCTTTGATTTACTGCTTTGAGTTTCTGGCCATTGAAGGAAGGCATAAGGAATGGGGAAGTTGTTTCACTTCATTGGGTTTGCCTCCAAAATTGGTCTTGGATTGCTTCAATAGCTTAAATGGAACATTG CTTGAACAAAAACATGCTATAGAAACAGCACAACTCAATCCTCCTCACACAATTTTGCCTTGGGTGGTTGTTGATAATCAATCTATTGGAAAT GATTATAGAAATTACTCAAGCTACATATGCAAGGCTTATAAAGGTAACAAAGTACCAAGGGCATgtcaataa